A window of Triplophysa rosa unplaced genomic scaffold, Trosa_1v2 scaffold287_ERROPOS314419+, whole genome shotgun sequence genomic DNA:
acagaattttcatttttgggtgaactattactttaagttCTTAATTTCATTAAGATCTTTTATAATgagtattaaaaacaaatcaagtcatttatttgtgtaaataaatgttgtaaataatgttacaaaaatataataaagagATTGTTTTTTGGAATTGGCCTTTTATTGTCTAAATGTACattgtttaaattatatttaaatgtacattctGTTGCAATTTCACAAGAACATATTAGCAATGAGGTTTGTAAACAACTTTTAACCACATCTGAAGCTTTGAAATTTGCCCTGCACATTACATATAGACACGCCTATGAAGAGATATACAGTATGGTGGTCAAAAGTCTACATACACCTGATTCTTAATACAGTACAATGTTACCTGGAAAAACAATGACAGTGTGTGTGGTTTTATgatagttgtttaagggtttaAAGTTGTCCTGGTCCATTAAACTGTTCACTGGTCTTTgatttttcagcattttctgCATGTTTGACCAATGTCAAGCTGTGACTATGGTAGATTCATCTTTACAGACTGACAACAAGCATACACAACTATTATATGTCAGTGTGTAAAGATCAACTCAACATCAGAGTTACTGCTGGACAGAGGTCAGACATGCAGAAGATACTGAACATCAAAGACTGTGCAGGACCTGGAGGATTTCTCTGAAGATCAGTGTACAAGTTAAATGGTTCATAAACAAAAAACTCTTAAACAACAGTCAGACAACACAAAAACTATAATTGTCTGGGTACATCATACAGCATTATAAGAATAAGCAATATGTAAACTTTTGAACGgggttattttttataaattcagtTATTATTCTGTGTTGTGGAATAtatgtgaaatatttttttcagggcagtactaaaataaaaacaaatcttcaAAATTAcacttatttgaataaattaaatttcAAACGTTTTTAGGATTTTGCAAGGTGTATGTAAACTTTCGACCACTGTGTATATTCCATATGATACCGTACAAGTTACAATGAAAACCGCACActcttttatttattcttattttttaatatcagaatcagaaagagctttattgccaagtatgtttgcacatacaaggaatttgttttggtgacaggagcatccagtacacagaaacagcaacaacagtacacagagaccatatacaatagaatacagtacacaatgatttaaataaggccATGTGTCGGGATCCGTGGGTAGCACTCGTCTGTTCTGTCATGATTGggttaatgtgtgtgtatgcctCGCCAGCCGCTAATCATCTGTCCCTCGTTACCCTCAGTGTTTTCACCTGGTGTCCATTAGTTCTTCCATATATATTCTCTACCACTTCTCACTCCCTTTGTGCGATCGTTGACTCTGGTCATACCCGTACCTTGTGCGCAGATTGCTAACTTCCAGTTAATtttagtcttgtcttgtcttgcctTGCCGTGGATTGTGGTGTTCTGTCTTgtcgtgtgtgtgcgtctgttggattacctgttccctcttgtcctgtccagtaTTGAGATCTCATCACCCCCAAGCTCTTCGAGGATTGTTCCACCACCCCCAGCCTCACGCTCAGTCGATCACGCCGGCTGGAACGGATTCCGGATTACGACACCGGTTGTGTCTACCGACGCCCGATTGCCGGCTCAGCCCACGGAGGTACTCGGAACGTGGGTTGCCTACTCTGCCCTCGCCTTCAACCTCGGGGGGAATCCGCGTCTTCCTTCTCTCGTCGCTGGGTCAGTCGAAGACGTTCTGCTGCCGTCTCCTCGCACCTCTGCTGGCGCTGCTGTACGCTGGGTTTTCCCAGTTGGCCTCGTAGCCAGCTTAGACAGTTTTTCAACGGCTTATTCCGACTGTGTGGACTCTTTCCAGTGCTGAGCCTTTTTGGTTTGACTTTAATAAAGCCTTGTTTTCGCCCCGCATctgaatctgtgtgtttctgcttCGTGACAGAACGATCGCACCAGTGATGGATTCAGCGGGGGGAAATCCACTGCACTCGGCCGTCACGCAGCAAGGAGTGTTGCTTGGGCAGCAAGTAACCCGTCTCAACACCGCTGCTCAACAGATCGGCGCGCTGCACGCCCAGGTAACGGACCTCACGGCTCGCTTTCAAACGGCACAGACCGACGCCGCCTCCCAGGCCGGGCCGTTTCGACCCGAACCCGAGCCTCATGTTAACAACCCTCCTATCTACGACGGTGACACCAACTCCTGCCGTGCCTTCTTGTCCCAATGTTCGCTGGTCTTCAACCTCCAGCCCCGTCGTTACACTTCCGAGGCATCCAAGGTGAGCTTCGTCCTCACACTCCTTTCGGGTCCAGCCCGGGAGTGGGGTATGGCCGTTTGGGATGCCCAAAGTCCCTGCTGTGCGTCTTTCGAGGAGTTTCGAAAGGAGATGGAGAGGCTGTTCGACCGCTCGGTTCGGGGAGATGAAGCGGCCGCCAAACTTTCACGCCTGACGCAGGGGCGGGCGTCCATTACGGATTACGCCATCAAGTTTCAGACACTCAGTGCCGCTTGCGAATGGAATGCGGCGGCGTTGCGAGCACGATTTTTGGAAGGGCTCAACAGCACCATCGCAGACGAGCTAGCTGTTATAGATGTCCCCACAGAACTTGAGAGTCTCATTTCCCTCGCACTTCGAGTTGAATCTCGAATGGAATTACGCCGCCGACGACGACAGGCTACCAGCGCTTGGCGCCGAATGGATTCTCCGGATTCCGCGGTTTCCGACTCCCACCTTCAGGGCCCCGTGGATTCTGAGCCCATGCAGCTGGGGCGACTTCGACTCTCTCCTCTCCAGAAACAGCAACGGCTGGCACAGGGACTCTGCCTCTACTGTGGGAAGCCTGGTCATTTCGCCATCAATTGCCCACTAAAAGCCAACGCCCGCTAGTAGAAAAGAGGATACTGGTGGGCAAGCTTTTCTGTCCTCTTCCTGGCACCTCCCGCACCCAGCTGTCTTTCAACCTGGAATACCAGGGAGTCACGCACTCCGGCCTTGCCCTGTTAGATTCGGGGGCGGAGGGATCATAAACAAATCGTAGCCAAGTGATTAATATTTCAGTCAGTCTGGTTATGTGGACCATACCTTGCAGTTGAGGCAAAGTTTCCAGAATATCCAGGAATTCAGACACACGATCCAGGATAGCATTTGCTGTTTCTGCATCCAGGAGTCGCACTCTGGACCATACCACACTTCTGGCCATTGTCTGCATTCTGTAGTTCATAAACATAATTAATTAGGTACTCTGGCTTAGACTTTGAGGCTAGTTAAATATACTGCATAACTACTAgtggcaaataaaaaatatgttgcgTTTTGAAAAGAGGATATCAGTAAAGTTTAgtttagtaaaaaaatgtaatgtgaatATTTGCTGTTGTTAAACTCAATGACAACACCCTTAAGAAATTAACCATGATGGCATGGCATTCAAGTTGCTGGAAGTCAGCCAtcttataaatgtaatgtttttggaCATACCTGGTTACGATAATATTCAAATCATCCTCTGTGTGATAAGAGGACGCCAATCCAATGCAGTCCGTAAAGGTTCTTTGACAGTTTAATAAAAACTTCTAAGAGCCATCCTAGAGAGCATTCAACTTTTCCACCTTCGGAGACAAAAACCACCAAAGTTAAAAAGGGGATTCTGGGACGTAAAGATGAGATGACAACCCATGACATAGGACTGACATCACAACCAACGTATCACTCAGAATTTATACGTTTGCCTACGTACATGCCAACGTACAATTACAATCTCATTCGCGAACAAATGTTACGTGTGACGTCTGCATAGGTATTTGATTACCTAACAGCGCATCATCCCTCACGCAAAAAATGTTCGTCTGATGTTTATATACGTATATAGCAACGTGCCATCGCATcacaaatgcaaatataatcttAAACAGAGCAACGCTATTGGCTGGTGTACGGTCTGACGCGATCACCCGAACTCAACCTTCGTATTTACGCGTACAAAATTGTCATGTTGACGCATCCAAATTTCACGCGTTTCGCGGTATATGTTTTGTCCCCGTTCGCGTTCCATACTTTCCGAAACCAAACTGCGCTCGAGCCCACCTCTTCCAACCAGGCCAGGGCACAGTAAGAGAACTGTTCCGGAGCGTGGTTGTGAGTGCTCACACTAGTGACTAGTCAATCGAACCAGGCTTTAGGTTTCAAAATGTGCCCAGGCGCCCCTTATCTGGATGTGACTTCCTTTGTACAGCAATATACCTGCAACTAACTTCTTCTCAATGACTTTGCAGAATTGTAGCCCATATGTCCAAAAAAAATTTTGGACCACATTGTCCACATGATCTTTAGGCGGATAGCAATGTTCTGTTTGGAGAGCAGTGCCTGTCTCCTTGCAACTCCATGAACACCATGGTTGTTCAATCTATCCCTGATGGTGCACTCATAAACATGATAGAGGTGTTAAGTCAGGGGCGTCGACTGACTATGGCAGGGTGGCTGCCATAGTGAGAATCTGCCCAGTATCTCACAAAACGCAGAATGAGTTCTGCACTCTAAGAAATCCTCTGAGTATAACAAAAGTGGAGacacaatgtaaataaaagatttgttgtgcagtttaaacATGAGTTTTCACACTTAGTGAGTGTTTTGAACTGACTGACAGCTTcagttattaaaaataatataaaaataactttgAGTAAAAATGGGAAGGTcccaaataaattgtaaaagattattcatggaaacatatttttcatttatgcagtgtgtgtgtttctccttTCAAAACCCATACAGATTACCTATGTGGGTCCTACCTTGAGCCCATGTGGGCAGCCTATATGGGACTGATTGTGTTTGCTCATGTGCGATCCATATGGGTTGGCCATTAGGTATGGAGTTCaaatggacccaaaactcacacgcatggaatccgcgcgcgcacgcgctatgcaaacgcgcataatgataaccacgcgcggaaagctgctccgcgagggcgcatttaaactccgcgagcgagcagaacagtatccccaagcggaaaagaatcctcgcgcgggcgcatttctgctccgcgagcaaaaactcagtccgagagcagaggctttgacgcgcgcgcgcgattctctctatgctgtcgcaactgctcaacacttgctcgctcgttgagtttacttctgagactttggagttTAGGGTGCATTTAAACTCCATAATTAGGGTCCAATATGTGTTTTCCCAATCAGAACCCATATAGACATCACCTATGTGAGTCCTAACTTGGGCCCATGTGATTAGCCTATTTGGGACTGATTGTGTTTGCCCATGTGAGATCCATATGGGTTGGCCCTGAGGGTTCAATATGTGTTCTCCCATTCAGAACCCATATACAGATCAACCATGTGAGTCCTACCTTGGGCCTATGTGGGCAGCCTACATGGGACTGATTGTGTTTGGTCATGTGTGACTCATATGGGTTGGCCATGAGGTCCCCATATGTGTTTACCCATTCAGAACCCATATACAGATCAACCATGCTTCAGTACTACCTTGGGCCCACATGGGCAGCCTATATGAGATTGATTGTGTTTGCCCATGTGAGAGCAATATGGGTTGTCCACGAGGGCCCTACATGTGGAACTCATTTGGCACCCATACACTTATTTCCCATAAATGACCCATATGGGACCTATATAGGGAGCCCATTTTTTGTTAGCCCATGTGTGAACTATTTAGCTTAACGGAGCGGACCCCATATAAAATGCCCATATTGGGACCATGCCCACTTCATACCTATGTAGCCCCACTATAAACCATATGGGGCCCACATATACATGTTGGCTGGGCTGGAATACACCCctgctcttgtcttggttacacaagcaacacgcctGTAGACACTTACTCCTAGTGGCCATTGCCTGTCGACGTGGACAATAACGTACAAGTACAAACAAAAACCGGCGGGTTGCCAATGGCGTTGAGGCTACGGCATAGGTCCGACACAGAAGTAAAAACCCGCCTTTACGCCTGAGGTCTGAAACGTGCATTAGAGCCGGCTCGTTTGCGAAAGGACACATCACTAGTATCGCATCGGAAATGCAGAGACCAATGGAGTCCATCCCACTGCTTGATCATATACAGGCAACAGTTCTCTCTTCCTGCTGCATATTCGACATACGCCTAGACATTTGTATTTTCTACTTTAACTATATACACTTTAGttgtaataaaaccataaagAATATTCGTAAGGTTGTgtttagaaaaacaaagaagTTGTATACAGATATCAGTAATACACGCTGATCTGCACATGCATTTGTATTAATTCATTATGTATACCAGCGGATTACAGTtgatttaaattgttttgttatatgtttGTTGACAATATAGgcatcatttaaagtgaatggATAATTGTGCCTTAAGGTAGACAACACTACTTGAAGGTATTAATTACTATAACCTTGAAggttaatatttacatttctgaatAGGAATTTATTAAACAGTATTTATGTAAGGAGGTCTCTCAGTAGTTCTGTTTTCAACCTTACTTGGCTTCTGTATTTGACAGCAGTGATTTGTCCAAGGAAATCCGTagtaatacatgtaaaaaaaactaacaaaaaacatgaaagtGTCCTGCAAAAGTGTTAGTAAATGTATGtgataaatgttttactttttttgtgtaaatctcacataatataacaaaatacattgtacaaatatatacagtatataaaaaaaacaaaaataagacaAGATTTGCATTGtccattcttatttttttttcctCCAGCAACACCAATCACACAAGGAAACCATTTGCTTCACACGTTTATTAAAAACTCAAATTAGAAATTACATCAATTAAAAGCAAACATTGTAATTTGTGACTAAACCCATACAGTATCAATTGCCTGGAGAAGATTTTACTTTAGATAAGTGACATGGGCTTGGCGAATCAGGGAAGCAAACGCAATGATACAGACGACCCGATCAGTGAGTGAATGTGGGCAACTACGCCTTCGTTCTGTGAAGTCTCCGTTTTCCACTGTTTACACAGAAACACAACCCCCGGAGTTTTCAGACGGACACAGGGATGCAGTGTTTCCTAAAGTCTCCAGGCATTATTCTGGGGTCAAAAACTGTGGAGTAGTGTAACCGTAGAAAACGATATGGTTTTAAAGAAAAACGCGCTAGTATAAAGGCCGCATCAGCGATGGCAGCACATGAGAATTTAAGGTGGTATGTTCGGGAGTAAATTCTGAGAGCCCTCTTGTAGATGTATATCCTTGAATATTCATGACAAATTAAATCATGGATTACTAGATTATATTAGAGAAATATTAAAGGTGGCAGCAGAGGTCAGACACATTAACTGTTCAGACTGATTACAGCTGGATGTTTTGAAACTGGCTGAGGATCGACGTTAACATGCTTTCATTCATCTGAGTCAGTTCTACTTCTTGTCTGACCTCTCTGATCTTTGTCTCATAATAACGCTTGTACTCGGTCATTCTGAGTCTGTTTCTCAGATTCAGTTCCTCCAACTCTCTGATCTTCTTCTCTTTGTCTTCATTAGAAGCAGTTAGTGCATCAACGGTCGTCTGtagttttctcttttcttcatGAAAGTTTGATTCTAGTTTCATCTGCATGTCTTGTAGTTTTTTCTCATATGATTGCCGGAGTTCttcttctttcttcttcagtgttTGCTCCACACTCTGATAAGAGTCATTGGTGTAAAATCCACCTCCATTAACAGCCACCATCTCATCCACTTTCTCCAGGAACTCCAGAACCTGCATACGGTCTtcagtttcattattattgaaGACATGATAGCGTCCTCCACAGCGTCTCAACACTTCCTTCAGATCTTTATTGACGTCACTGAGGTATTCCTCGACAGAGCTCGTCAGTTCATCACCGTGAGTGAAGAGGATGATCGTGTGTTTATCTGCTTCTTCTCCAAATATTGCTCTGATCTTCTCCACAGACCTTCTCTCCTCCTCTGTGAATGGACCCGGCTGAATGACCAGAACGATGGCGTGAGGTCCAGGTGCCGTCATGTTCACACATTTACTGATCTCATGCTTGAGATTCTCCTCTGAAATATCTGTGTCGAACAGACCGGGTGTATCCACAAGTGTGATGTCTCTCTCTGCCACCTCGCCCGTCTCCTTCCAGCACTCTTTAGTGACAGATGAACCACCTTTAGCCGCTCTGAAGACTCTTCTGCCCAGAACTGTGTTTCCTGAAGAACTTTTACCAGCTCCAGTCTTTCCTACCAGAACCATCCTCCTCACGGACACTGAACAGAGAAATGAAATTGATATAGGCCTAACATACCAGgaattttttgtgtattttctatttaaagtgaaacagttttttttaattataaagtcaaataaaacaatatttcccTAATTAAAAAGCAAACAATTAATAGATCTGTATGATTTGTTGACATAAACTCACTGTTTGGACGGTCACTTTCAAAGCTGTCTCTCCTGCCTCTCCTCGAGCCTGAAAGGGTTGAGAAACAGAATTGCAACACagttaaaatgtacaaacaaatAACACGCGCACGCACGTTTAGTTAATTCCGATCAAGAAAGTTACGCTTGTTTTCAGACCCAACAGGAAACAGAGCGCATTTCAAATCGAAAGTAAAACAGAACCCGGAATCTATGGAAGGAAAACCACATAcagtaaaaaacaaataactgaAGATTAAACTACAGTAAAGTTTACCTCGTGACTCAGTTGTGGTACTTGACGACATTTCTCAGATTAAGCGCTGAAAACCGAACTCTTCTTCACACTGTAATGGCGAAACGCTCCTCACGGTTCACGCATGTACAAAAAGCAGGTCACGTGCACGGAAGACGCGAAATGATTATTAATTGTAACTATTATATTTTGCACAAACATACACTTTCATATACCAGTGAACAGAAAACAAACTCGCAGCACTGGACTCACCTGCGCAAAGGCTTAAAATACTGAAGAATGTCATGAGAAGTCGTGCACTCGGTAGTGACCATCCTATAGGCTACTCTTCACTTTGTAGGCTGGATGTCCACGGAGACTGTCAGAGTTAAAGGTGTATATGCCGATGTCTTAATAATGACCAAAAGATGATCGTTCCCAACACATCAAGATTGATCTGCAACATACCGTATATTCATTTGCACCATATTTGACATAAACTATATAGGACAtctttcttatttttcatgttttctctaAAGAGTAAAACCCACAGCAGGGTTTAACAGGGCAGTAACAGAGGAGACGCATAAACATCTAGAGAATAACCATTAAAACAAggaaaaagcagataaaaatgCAACAACAAAAAGTGACCAATCTACTAAAtggatttaaataaatacattttgataaatacaaataagattttgattaaaattaaataaatagacTACACAAATAATTACTACATTTACAGGACATTAGAgtaatgaaaatatataataatgtgaTTTATTAGGAATTCATTTTAGATGAATAATGTTATTTCTTTCTGTGTATAAATGGGGTGTTTATGCTTACGGGTCCCTCACATGAGGATGATCACACTTGATGTATCTGATGGGACACTGCTGCACTTCATGTAACATGCTTAACCCCGGAGATAATTACGCCTTTAGCGCCACCCAGTGGACATGTCAGGTCAGAACTGCAggcatttcttttatttaaatgtttattccaTGAGAGTCACACCTGTTGGTTCTTCTATCAATAACCTTCAGCACTGAGTGAATTCAGAAAGTTTCCCTTTGAGTTTGTTGCGGTGTTTTCTGAGATGTCTTCATTCAGCCGATACTTTTCTCTTGTCCCGACTCAGGAGGTGCTCCTTCAGGTCATCTTCTCCTCTGACATGTGTCTGTGTGAACCTGAAGAACACCTCACATCCCATGACTCTATACGATGACTTGATACATTTCACTTGTATTCCTCACCGTTTCTTACAGAAAAACCTCTAGAGAACCAGGGAGCTGCAgcccagtgcatgctgggaaatgtcaTACGTGAGATTTTGAAAGGCTGAAAGGGCTCTGCTTCCTGCTTATCTAAACAGAGAAAACAGACACATCCTGATCTCTACACaagcacacagacagacacacaaacacaagaattgttatgatgatgaagatatgaaatgcattatgggaACACACTGCACTCTAAAATATGATGGATTAAAACATGGACAAAACCAAGACGATGCCCACATTTGACCAAGGGTTGAAAAGTATCCAAACATTTTTAGAGTCTGAAATTAATACTTAACAACTATGACACAAACATGTTCTTAATGCAAATTCAAAGACAAATGATTATGACATactgtaattatatattttttattgtttatttaaaacgaACATAAATGTGCGTTCTTTAAACATGCCAGAATTAACCAGGCAGAAAATTATCCCTGGACAGAAAGTTACACGTCACccaaaatacagttaaaatgaTTGGCATACACAATATACAGAAAAACATCAGACATATTAAtagataaaaacaaacaaacgtaGCAACAGACAGACATTTCAGTGGTATCAGAGCAGattgaacttttttttttaactgtttttactGATGTCACTTCTTTGCAATTGGATTGAGAGCGAGATGTTTACTCTGACATCGTTGACCACTTGATGAACggtcttgttttgtttctgatGTCCTTGATAGATTTGTTACAAAATCAATAATCCTCTGAGCAAGAGAATACAAAAACTGAGCTACAGCATCAAAATGCCTCCTGAATCTATTCATGAATTTCCTAAAGGAACCTCTGACTCTCCTCCACACTCTTCCTAACCAGCTTTCCTTTGTTCCCTGCACTGTCTCACTGGCTTCATCATGGCTGGGACTACTCTCATTCTGTGCACACTGCATCTTCTCATCATTGCCTGAGATGTCTTCATCATCATCGTTCTCATCTTGTCCACATTTCTGTGCGTGCTGAAACATCTCATTGGTGTAGTGTCCTCCTCCGTTCTCTTCTAACATTTCATCAATCTTGTGCAGCAGTCTGGTCACCTGTCTTCTGTTTCTGATGTCTTTATTGATCATGGTGTGATATCTCCCTCCACACCGCTGAACAAATCTACTGAGCACCTCGTTCTGTTGGAGAAGATCTTCTACACTCCTTCC
This region includes:
- the LOC130550318 gene encoding GTPase IMAP family member 7-like, with protein sequence MSSSTTTESRGSRRGRRDSFESDRPNMSVRRMVLVGKTGAGKSSSGNTVLGRRVFRAAKGGSSVTKECWKETGEVAERDITLVDTPGLFDTDISEENLKHEISKCVNMTAPGPHAIVLVIQPGPFTEEERRSVEKIRAIFGEEADKHTIILFTHGDELTSSVEEYLSDVNKDLKEVLRRCGGRYHVFNNNETEDRMQVLEFLEKVDEMVAVNGGGFYTNDSYQSVEQTLKKKEEELRQSYEKKLQDMQMKLESNFHEEKRKLQTTVDALTASNEDKEKKIRELEELNLRNRLRMTEYKRYYETKIREVRQEVELTQMNESMLTSILSQFQNIQL